From the Fusarium poae strain DAOMC 252244 chromosome Unknown contig_4, whole genome shotgun sequence genome, one window contains:
- a CDS encoding uncharacterized protein (SECRETED:SignalP(1-17)), whose amino-acid sequence MKATFFSLFALAASAIASPIAQPAGVNPTPEIQGVRGAVKALENILAIVVTIPVLTSRVPHKNSCKASAARNPPTLRQPMSNPMLERRM is encoded by the exons ATGAAGGCCActttcttctccctcttcGCCCTCGCCGCGTCGGCCATCGCTTCTCCTATTGCCCAGCCCGCTGGTGTCAACCCTACTCCCGAAATCCAGGGGGTTCGCGGCGCTGTTAAGGCCCTCGAGAACATCCTCGCGATC GTTGTTACGATCCCAGTTCTtacgtcacgtgtaccccacaAAAACTCATGCAAGGCGTCAGCCGCAAGAAACCCACCTACCCTACGACAACCAATGAGCAACCCCATGTTGGAACGACGGATGTAG
- a CDS encoding uncharacterized protein (MEROPS:MER0033259) — MPELTVPGAILHYETFGTSGPVLVFIPGADGRGSIFHTVAESLAASFTVVCWDRRGYSQSYLVGKQYFENRLQTDADDAQRLIAHVSRDGTAFVFGTSSGAVVAQQLLATHPECVTKLISHEPPAFGALPKEFELQASGLISHIYNTYRAQGPEAAMEAFTSGLSEGPDAKMMRHCMDAKRGDEIRANCLFWFEFELRQYTSASVDIEGLDRAKEKLILAAGNESDGPGTGPINAIAMRLGKEVLRIPGGHVGFMTVPDMFVKKMVELLSE; from the coding sequence ATGCCTGAGCTTACCGTTCCTGGTGCTATCCTCCATTACGAAACGTTCGGGACATCTGGGCCCGTGCTTGTCTTTATCCCCGGAGCCGACGGCCGCGGTAGTATTTTCCATACTGTAGCCGAATCTCTCGCCGCCAGCTTCACTGTCGTCTGCTGGGATCGCCGTGGATATTCACAGAGCTATCTCGTTGGCAAACAATATTTTGAAAACCGGCTGCAAACCGACGCCGACGATGCACAGCGTCTGATAGCCCACGTCTCTCGTGATGGCACAGCTTTTGTTTTCGGAACGTCCTCGGGTGCTGTTGTTGCACAGCAGCTGCTGGCCACTCACCCTGAATGCGTGACCAAGCTCATTTCCCACGAGCCACCGGCCTTTGGTGCGCTACCCAAAGAGTTTGAACTGCAGGCGAGCGGACTTATAAGTCACATCTACAACACATACAGAGCTCAGGGCCCGGAGGCAGCCATGGAGGCTTTTACCTCAGGTTTGTCTGAAGGCCCTGATGCGAAGATGATGCGTCATTGCATGGACGCAAAACGTGGCGACGAGATACGCGCTAACTGCCTCTTTTGGTTCGAATTTGAGCTGAGGCAGTATACTAGCGCGTCAGTCGATATTGAAGGTCTCGACAGGGCAAAGGAGAAGCTGATTCTTGCCGCTGGGAATGAAAGCGATGGTCCAGGTACAGGACCAATCAACGCTATCGCCATGCGGTTGGGCAAGGAGGTTCTAAGGATTCCTGGCGGTCACGTTGGTTTTATGACTGTCCCTGATATGTTTGTGAAGAAGATGGTGGAACTGCTTAGCGAATAG
- a CDS encoding uncharacterized protein (TransMembrane:10 (i76-95o115-134i146-172o178-202i209-227o233-253i311-330o350-369i390-411o423-445i)): MIARYFRTTALGTIVRLITRNRFLAFKSYKDEYPKEASSGSSHCNLQVEDDCILVGWKSDDDPENPHNWSTIRKTAVTALICLYTFTIYCGSSIYVPSVGQVMEEFNATETAASLGLALYVLGYGFGPLLFSPLSEIPYIGRNPIYIITFAIFNLLCVGAALTESFAGFLIIRFLQGFFGSPCLATGAASLTDMFSVIYIPYSLAAWSGAMYCGPALGPLFSGFSVVVKGWRWSMWELLWLSCFVFIFLVIFLPETSTPTLLYHRSKLLREETGSDKYNDATSIALRAVTHRDAIKAALIKPFEISLKDPSIAFVNIYTSFTYGIYYSFFEVFPLVYPKIYGMNLGETSAVFVCVLIACIVGIVWYLSWYRICIEKRFKALGSYDVPETFLRPGLLGVFGAPIGMFLFGWGARESIPWEVPTLGIVIYCGFSFVVGSGIFIYLPLGYPHYAASLLPPMMP, translated from the exons ATGATAGCGCGTTATTTCCGGACCACGGCCCTGGGTACGATTGTCAGACTAATAACAAGGAACCGATTCCTAGCATTCAAAAGTTACAAAGATGAGTATCCTAAGGAGGCAAGCAGCGGGTCGTCACACTGTAATCTCCAGGTAGAGGATGATTGTATACTTGTTGGATG GAAATCAGACGATGATCCTGAAAACCCCCACAATTGGTCTACAATAAGGAAGACGGCGGTGACCGCCTTGATCTG CTTGTACACTTTTACCATCTATTGCGGGTCGTCGATTTACGTTCCAAGCGTCGG ACAGGTCATGGAAGAATTTAACGCCACAGAAACAGCCGCGTCGCTAGGTCTCGCCCTTTATGTTCTCGGAT ATGGATTTGGGCCGCTGCTTTTCTCTCCGCTTAGCGAAATCCCCTACATCGGACGTAACCCGATCTACATCATTACGTTCGCTATCTTCAATCTCCTCTGCGTCGGAGCGGCATTGACAGAGAGCTTTGCTGGATTCCTCATCATTCGTTTCCTGCAAGGATTCTTCGGAAGCCCGTGCCTCGCCACTGGTGCTGCAAGCCTTACGGACATG TTTTCCGTCATCTACATCCCATACAGTCTAGCGGCATGGTCAGGCGCTATGTACTGTGGCCCGGCACTTGGCCCATTGTTTTCAGGCTTCTCAGTTGTTGTCAAAGG ATGGAGGTGGTCCATGTGGGAACTGCTATGGCTCTCATGCTTTGTTTTCATTttcctcgtcatcttcttACCCGAGACATCTACACCGACGTTGCTGTACCACAGGTCCAAACTGCTGCGAGAGGAAACTGGGTCGGACAAATACAATGATGCGACGTCCATTGCGTTGAGGGCGGTGACCCACAGAGATGCCATAAAAGCGGCGCTGATTAAGCCATTCGAGATTTCTCTCAAGGATCCTTCAATCGCATTTGTAAACATTTAC ACATCCTTTACTTACGGAATATACTATTCCTTCTTCGAGGTTTTCCCACTTGTTTATCCCAAGATCTATGGGATGAATCTTGGAGAAACGAGTGCCGTCTTTGTGTGCGTTCTAATCGCGTGTATTGTTGGCATCGTATGGTACCTATCTTGGTACCGTATATGCATCGAGAAGCGTTTCAAAGCACTGGGTTCCTATGATGTCCCCGAGACCTTCTTACGTCCTGGACTACTTGGTGTCTTTGGTGCGCCAATTGGCATGTTCCTATTTGGCTGGGGCGCGAGAGAGTCAATTCCCTGGGAAGTGCCAACGCTTGGTATTGTTATTTACTGCGGATTCTCGTTTGTGGTGGGCTCTGGGATCTTTATTTATCTTCCATTGGGTTATCCCCATTACGCGGCTAGTCTTTTGCCGCCAATGATGCCTTAA